The Carnobacterium sp. 17-4 genome has a window encoding:
- a CDS encoding ABC transporter permease produces MADMNLWEQLLYYFSENGLYIWSQFFRHFLISIYGVLFAAIVGIPLGFWISRHGKLADWVIGAANVIQTIPSLAMLSILMLGLGLGVNTVVSTVFLYSLLPIIKNTYAGVQSVDKNILDSGKGMGMTRWQLTYMIELPLALSIIMAGIRNAMVVGIGVTAIGTFIGAGGLGDIITRGVNVTDGGAIILAGAIPTAFMAIISDLLLGWIEKKLDPTKGKNYYRNNQTWIKSI; encoded by the coding sequence ATGGCAGACATGAATTTATGGGAACAATTACTTTATTACTTCTCAGAAAATGGCCTTTACATTTGGAGTCAATTTTTTCGTCACTTCTTAATTTCAATTTATGGGGTGTTATTTGCAGCAATTGTAGGGATCCCTCTTGGTTTTTGGATTTCCCGACATGGAAAGTTAGCTGATTGGGTTATAGGAGCCGCTAATGTGATCCAAACGATTCCTTCTTTAGCTATGTTGTCTATTTTAATGTTAGGATTGGGACTAGGTGTGAATACCGTTGTTTCTACAGTATTTTTGTACTCTCTATTGCCGATTATTAAAAATACTTACGCTGGAGTTCAAAGCGTAGACAAAAATATTTTAGATTCTGGTAAAGGAATGGGCATGACAAGATGGCAACTGACTTATATGATTGAACTTCCATTGGCTTTATCGATTATTATGGCAGGAATTCGTAATGCTATGGTAGTGGGTATTGGAGTAACTGCAATCGGAACCTTTATAGGAGCCGGTGGTTTAGGGGATATCATCACTAGAGGAGTAAACGTGACCGATGGTGGAGCCATTATCCTTGCGGGTGCTATTCCTACTGCTTTTATGGCAATCATTAGTGACTTACTCTTAGGGTGGATTGAGAAGAAATTAGATCCAACAAAAGGAAAAAATTATTATCGTAATAATCAAACATGGATAAAATCAATTTAA